One window of Sphingobacteriales bacterium genomic DNA carries:
- a CDS encoding glycosyltransferase family 4 protein, with protein MNILFLTYQGDIAGSTNSVFYLAKGLADMGHTVVAGLRKQSLLYGMFANTRVITEEMTFGSRFDWVNMRQIREVVLRYQIQVINAQSGKDRYTSIFAKWIFRLPVVLVHTRRQAPKSIGGRLQNRFYIAGTDKIVVISPQLKQTFVQKGFPAHHLKVIMNGIPEERFLQTRPENTDALRLKFRIRPNDVVIGCVSRRKKQEQLIEALPMLKNEQIKVMFVGIEPGSLDAVVKKFSVKNPVLYAGVVPNEEVMDYYPLFNLSVLPSTMDGFGLVLVEAMGMGIPVVATRAQGIIDVLNNEQNGLWFEDGDIQTLAAQINRILTDNQLREKLIENGKNAAKNDFSLRHTVMEYLRLFEDLVKNRH; from the coding sequence ATGAACATCCTTTTTCTGACTTATCAGGGAGATATTGCCGGCTCTACCAATTCTGTCTTTTACCTCGCAAAAGGGCTTGCCGATATGGGGCATACGGTGGTTGCCGGGCTGCGAAAACAAAGCCTCCTTTACGGGATGTTTGCAAACACCCGGGTAATCACGGAAGAGATGACCTTTGGCAGCAGGTTCGATTGGGTCAATATGCGGCAAATCAGGGAGGTGGTTTTGCGGTATCAAATTCAGGTGATAAACGCACAGTCGGGTAAAGACCGCTACACCTCCATTTTCGCAAAATGGATATTTCGACTCCCTGTCGTGCTGGTGCATACCAGACGGCAAGCACCAAAAAGCATTGGCGGCCGGCTACAAAACCGGTTTTACATCGCCGGAACCGATAAAATTGTGGTCATCAGCCCCCAACTGAAACAAACTTTTGTTCAAAAGGGATTCCCCGCCCATCACCTGAAAGTCATCATGAACGGGATTCCCGAAGAGCGGTTTTTGCAAACCCGACCCGAAAACACAGATGCCCTTCGGCTTAAATTCAGAATCCGGCCAAACGATGTGGTGATAGGCTGCGTTTCGCGCCGAAAAAAACAGGAGCAACTCATCGAAGCCTTACCCATGTTGAAAAACGAACAAATCAAAGTGATGTTTGTCGGCATTGAGCCGGGAAGCCTCGATGCGGTGGTCAAAAAGTTTTCGGTCAAAAATCCGGTATTGTATGCCGGAGTTGTACCAAACGAGGAGGTGATGGACTACTATCCTTTGTTTAACCTCTCCGTTCTGCCCTCCACGATGGATGGGTTTGGTCTGGTGCTGGTCGAGGCAATGGGCATGGGGATTCCGGTTGTCGCCACCCGCGCACAGGGAATTATTGATGTGTTAAACAACGAGCAAAACGGACTTTGGTTTGAAGACGGCGACATTCAAACCCTTGCGGCTCAAATAAACCGCATCTTGACCGATAACCAACTCCGGGAAAAGCTGATTGAAAACGGTAAAAACGCAGCAAAAAACGACTTTTCGCTCCGGCATACCGTGATGGAATACCTCCGGTTGTTTGAAGATTTGGTAAAAAACCGGCACTAA
- a CDS encoding isoamylase early set domain-containing protein: MSIEKKYLKSKEVCKVTFRVPKASVGVAEKVSLVGEFNNWDSSIEVMQALKDGSFKTTIDLDSGKEYQFRYLVDGNLWINDELADKFVPSGVGADMNSVIVL; the protein is encoded by the coding sequence ATGAGTATTGAAAAAAAGTATCTTAAAAGTAAAGAAGTTTGTAAAGTAACCTTTCGCGTTCCTAAAGCCTCTGTTGGTGTTGCCGAAAAAGTTAGCCTCGTAGGAGAATTTAACAACTGGGATAGCAGTATCGAAGTAATGCAGGCTTTGAAAGACGGTTCTTTTAAAACTACGATAGATTTGGATTCTGGTAAAGAATATCAGTTCCGCTATTTGGTGGACGGCAATCTTTGGATTAACGACGAGCTTGCCGACAAATTTGTTCCAAGCGGCGTAGGCGCTGATATGAACTCTGTGATTGTTCTGTAA
- a CDS encoding outer membrane lipoprotein-sorting protein encodes MNKKPLLLAFAFLLIIPVMLYKSHLRASLPGAEEIVKKAVRMAYGEKSMQAQLSLHVFKEDKQEAEIDLKIWQNYPDEFLLLVTAPARYRGNALLRKKKEVWSWQPDSEKLTKLSPMEIAEVWMDTNISIANLTNYLSFEGDVAASFKNLVRWNGTDCYVIEITQNSEAMQTRNNAMLWIDSKNYSIQKSEFYDEDEYLVATCQTLRTETLKDHTYPVVSEWKTAGQPADKTTVMYKSVVFDQTLPARFFSVENMKTIR; translated from the coding sequence ATGAACAAAAAACCGCTGCTGCTTGCCTTTGCCTTTTTGCTGATCATTCCGGTGATGCTATACAAATCTCATTTGAGAGCCTCTTTACCGGGTGCGGAAGAGATTGTTAAAAAAGCGGTGCGCATGGCTTATGGCGAAAAAAGTATGCAGGCGCAGTTAAGCCTCCATGTTTTTAAAGAAGACAAACAGGAAGCTGAAATTGATTTGAAAATCTGGCAAAACTACCCCGACGAGTTTTTGTTGTTGGTAACCGCTCCGGCGCGCTATCGGGGAAATGCCCTGTTGAGAAAGAAAAAAGAAGTTTGGAGCTGGCAGCCCGATTCGGAAAAACTGACCAAACTTTCGCCCATGGAAATTGCAGAAGTCTGGATGGATACCAATATTTCGATTGCAAATCTGACCAACTATCTGTCTTTTGAAGGCGATGTGGCCGCTTCCTTTAAAAATTTAGTCCGATGGAACGGCACCGATTGCTATGTTATTGAAATTACCCAAAACAGCGAAGCCATGCAAACCCGCAACAATGCGATGTTATGGATTGATTCCAAAAACTACAGTATTCAGAAATCCGAATTTTATGACGAAGACGAATATCTGGTCGCCACCTGTCAAACTCTCCGAACCGAAACTTTGAAAGACCATACCTATCCCGTGGTTTCCGAATGGAAAACCGCCGGACAACCCGCAGATAAAACCACCGTGATGTACAAATCGGTTGTTTTTGATCAAACTCTGCCCGCTCGTTTCTTTTCTGTCGAAAACATGAAAACCATCCGTTAA
- a CDS encoding immune inhibitor A yields MKFRVITLVFMLLLQAGMFLAYAQQEKHLKAKIYTNDDGIHELAALGLPVDHAEYKRNTYIIGDFSETELSIAEAAGYVFEVLCDDVSDFYVKRNQIAANTDAEKEVQATVSCVANIGSYPEPANFSLGSMGGFFTYQEMLDELDNMHELFGGLVSEKQPIEGYTTEDGNVVYRIVFSDNPDIEEAGEPQILYTALHHAREPASLSQLIYFMYYLLENYDTDPSIAFLLQNTEIHFIPCLNPDGYLWNEFTNPNGGGMWRKNRRDNDDSTFGVDLNRNYGFLWGYDNYGSSGNTNNSTYRGPAPFSEPETSAMKAYCEAHNFQICLNYHASGNLLIYPWGYVASYETPDSSLFREFARQMTKENNYVWGTGDQTVGYLTNGVSDDWLYGEQTTKNKIFSFTPEVGRRFDDGFWPTTQRIIPICQSNMWQNLTALRLLHNYATLTETSSPFINSDIATISFSLKRIGLQDDGTFTVSVLPLTTNIAEIGASLTFSGLALEETIESQIEFTISDTIKQGDAISFKLLLYNGQGLTIEETVTKFYGQPVVAYQNDCSDINLWETAEDTIWQITTADFVSENSSITDSPNGNYPAGAYTGITQKDTIDLTDCVFAKLNFWAKWNIETYYDYVQIQAINVENGNISPLCGKYSRIGSPYQQEGAPIYEGMQNSWVLEEIDLSAFIGQHLQFRFFLASDDNLELDGFYFDDLTVEKLSYLPEDTTTTSLPPFSLTENSAGKPVLLPCAPNPAQNQTLIQYILPEHAFENYRFVVVNSLGQPVFSKNLAPVAGKGSFWLDTQNFTNGMYFYSLEHPQYKTKKLKLAVLK; encoded by the coding sequence ATGAAATTCAGAGTTATCACGCTTGTTTTCATGTTATTGCTTCAGGCGGGAATGTTTTTGGCTTATGCCCAACAGGAAAAGCATCTCAAAGCAAAAATATATACCAACGACGACGGTATCCATGAACTTGCTGCTTTGGGATTACCGGTTGACCATGCCGAATATAAACGCAATACCTATATTATTGGTGATTTTTCGGAAACCGAACTGAGCATTGCCGAAGCTGCGGGGTATGTTTTTGAGGTGTTGTGCGATGACGTGTCTGATTTCTATGTGAAGCGGAATCAAATAGCAGCAAACACCGATGCTGAAAAAGAGGTGCAGGCAACGGTTAGTTGTGTGGCAAATATCGGAAGCTATCCTGAGCCGGCTAATTTTTCTCTGGGCAGTATGGGCGGTTTTTTTACCTATCAGGAAATGCTGGACGAGTTGGATAATATGCACGAATTGTTTGGCGGCCTTGTTTCTGAAAAACAGCCCATCGAAGGATATACGACAGAAGATGGCAATGTGGTCTATCGCATTGTTTTTTCAGACAATCCCGATATTGAAGAAGCCGGAGAACCTCAGATTTTATACACTGCCCTTCACCATGCACGCGAGCCGGCTTCGCTTTCCCAGCTCATCTATTTCATGTACTACCTTTTAGAAAACTATGATACAGACCCCAGCATTGCCTTTCTGCTCCAGAATACTGAAATCCACTTTATTCCATGCCTGAACCCGGACGGGTATTTGTGGAACGAATTTACCAATCCCAATGGCGGAGGTATGTGGCGCAAAAACAGACGGGACAACGACGACTCAACTTTCGGGGTAGATCTGAACCGGAATTACGGGTTTTTATGGGGATATGACAATTACGGTTCGTCGGGCAACACCAACAACAGTACCTACCGCGGACCTGCTCCGTTTTCTGAGCCTGAAACTTCGGCAATGAAGGCGTATTGCGAAGCACATAATTTTCAGATTTGCCTGAATTACCACGCCTCCGGCAATTTGCTGATTTACCCCTGGGGATATGTCGCATCCTACGAAACTCCCGATTCCTCGCTGTTCCGGGAGTTTGCCAGGCAAATGACGAAAGAAAACAATTATGTCTGGGGTACGGGCGATCAAACGGTAGGGTATCTTACCAATGGCGTTTCGGACGACTGGCTGTATGGAGAACAAACTACCAAAAACAAAATATTTTCTTTTACCCCAGAAGTCGGCCGCCGATTTGACGATGGTTTTTGGCCGACTACCCAACGGATCATCCCTATTTGTCAGAGCAATATGTGGCAAAATCTGACAGCCCTACGTCTGCTGCACAATTACGCCACCCTGACCGAAACCTCCTCCCCGTTTATCAATTCAGACATTGCTACCATCAGTTTCAGCCTTAAAAGAATAGGGTTGCAGGACGACGGAACCTTTACCGTATCGGTGCTGCCCCTGACTACCAATATCGCAGAAATCGGCGCATCGTTAACTTTCTCCGGTTTGGCACTTGAAGAAACCATCGAATCCCAAATAGAATTTACCATTTCAGATACCATTAAACAAGGGGACGCTATTTCGTTTAAACTCCTCCTTTACAACGGGCAGGGGCTGACTATTGAAGAAACCGTTACCAAATTTTACGGACAACCCGTTGTTGCTTATCAGAACGACTGCTCTGACATCAACTTATGGGAAACTGCCGAAGATACAATCTGGCAGATCACCACCGCCGATTTTGTTTCTGAAAACAGCAGCATCACCGATTCTCCAAACGGCAACTATCCCGCAGGAGCATATACCGGCATTACTCAAAAAGATACGATTGACCTGACCGATTGTGTATTTGCCAAACTTAATTTCTGGGCTAAATGGAATATCGAGACTTATTATGATTACGTTCAGATTCAGGCCATCAATGTCGAAAACGGCAATATTTCCCCCTTATGCGGTAAATATTCGCGCATCGGCTCTCCCTATCAGCAGGAAGGTGCGCCGATTTATGAAGGGATGCAAAACAGTTGGGTCCTGGAAGAAATTGACCTATCTGCTTTTATCGGACAGCATTTGCAGTTTCGTTTTTTTCTGGCTTCCGATGATAACCTGGAATTAGACGGATTTTATTTTGACGACCTCACTGTCGAAAAACTCAGCTACCTGCCCGAAGACACCACCACCACGTCCCTTCCACCCTTTAGTTTAACCGAAAACTCAGCAGGAAAACCGGTCTTACTGCCTTGCGCCCCCAATCCGGCTCAAAATCAAACCCTGATTCAATACATCCTCCCTGAACATGCTTTTGAAAACTATCGTTTCGTGGTGGTGAACAGTCTGGGACAACCCGTATTTTCCAAAAACCTTGCCCCCGTTGCGGGAAAAGGAAGTTTCTGGCTCGACACCCAAAACTTTACCAATGGAATGTACTTTTACAGCCTCGAACATCCGCAATACAAAACCAAAAAATTAAAACTGGCAGTCTTAAAATAA
- a CDS encoding 3-deoxy-D-manno-octulosonic acid transferase gives MLFNFLYCSVIRLYVLTAFLMQFFSPKAAKWINGQRIVWKSLAADLPEKTKGKRIWIHCASLGEFEQGRPMIEMAKQNMDGVQIILTFFSPSGYEVRKNFPLADRVFYLPADTTENARRFINLIQPDIAVFVKYEIWWNYLNELKKQQIPALLISAVFRPQQFYFRWYGMGYRQALTFFKMIFVQNESSRLLLNQFGIHQTKVAPDSRFDRVWSIAQEKKSLYIPELFAGTGQTIMVCGSTWPKDETLLAKAMKLLPDNLSLIIAPHETDNSRIESLEACFQNLNPIRYSQALENQAFLNNPKQFRVLILDNMGILATVYRYGQLAYIGGGFGAGIHNILEAVVYGVPVFFGPRFSKFNEAVTLVQLGGAFAADNPETLADNILKGYPGTKAYQHVTAVCNRYIKENIGGTALVYQELIRLLNKTDY, from the coding sequence ATGCTTTTTAATTTCCTTTACTGCTCAGTTATCCGTCTGTATGTTCTGACTGCTTTCCTGATGCAGTTTTTCAGCCCAAAAGCCGCCAAATGGATAAATGGTCAACGCATAGTATGGAAATCGCTTGCCGCAGATTTGCCCGAAAAAACCAAAGGCAAAAGGATTTGGATACATTGTGCTTCTTTGGGCGAGTTTGAACAGGGGAGACCCATGATAGAAATGGCGAAACAAAACATGGATGGCGTTCAAATCATCCTGACCTTTTTTTCCCCTTCCGGATATGAGGTAAGGAAAAATTTTCCGTTGGCAGACCGGGTTTTCTACCTTCCGGCCGATACGACCGAAAACGCACGCAGATTTATAAATCTGATTCAACCCGACATCGCTGTTTTTGTCAAGTACGAAATTTGGTGGAATTATCTGAATGAGTTGAAAAAACAGCAAATTCCCGCTTTGTTGATTTCAGCAGTCTTCCGGCCGCAACAGTTCTATTTTCGATGGTATGGAATGGGATATCGTCAGGCTTTGACTTTTTTCAAAATGATTTTTGTGCAAAACGAAAGCTCCCGCCTTTTGTTAAACCAATTTGGCATCCATCAAACCAAAGTAGCGCCGGATTCCCGTTTCGACCGCGTTTGGTCAATTGCGCAGGAAAAAAAGAGTCTGTACATCCCCGAACTTTTTGCCGGAACAGGGCAAACAATCATGGTGTGCGGCAGCACCTGGCCGAAAGACGAAACCCTTCTTGCAAAAGCCATGAAACTGCTGCCAGACAACCTGTCCCTGATTATTGCACCCCACGAAACAGACAACAGCCGGATAGAATCGTTAGAAGCTTGTTTTCAGAATTTGAATCCAATCCGATATTCTCAGGCTTTGGAAAACCAAGCTTTCCTGAACAATCCAAAACAGTTCAGGGTGCTAATTTTAGACAATATGGGCATATTGGCCACTGTCTATCGTTATGGGCAATTAGCTTATATAGGGGGAGGTTTTGGTGCGGGAATTCACAATATCCTCGAAGCAGTGGTCTATGGAGTGCCCGTATTTTTTGGACCCCGCTTTTCAAAGTTCAACGAAGCCGTAACTTTGGTGCAGCTTGGGGGCGCATTTGCGGCCGATAATCCTGAAACATTGGCCGATAACATATTAAAGGGATATCCGGGCACAAAAGCCTATCAGCATGTAACGGCAGTATGCAACCGTTATATAAAAGAAAATATTGGAGGCACGGCTTTGGTTTATCAGGAATTGATAAGACTGCTCAACAAGACGGACTATTGA
- the feoB gene encoding ferrous iron transport protein B — MHLPKKLFLAGNPNSGKTSVFNTLTGLYQKVGNFTGVTVDKKTGVTTLPNGNTLEVMDLPGTYSLHPTSAEEKIVLQTLLHPDVLADKPNILYIADAANLERHLLLLTQLICLQFPVILGITMTDLQAKDSQQINYELLSKSLNIPVFVVNGRTGEGLNDIKQYLATQNPSVAPVFMKEVAGVPDGLLVAVKKILGVDNNYVAALHLEHVEVLPFLTSAQVDDLKAIGRKYGFESLHAQIADTMQRFEKIMPVIRQTVFAPEKERSNLTSGFDRWLTHPVGGLFFFVLVLFGIFQAIFSVAAYPMEWIEWVFSQTSVQLQKYLPDSMLTSLLTDGILSGLSGIVIFVPQIAILFLLIGILEETGYMSRAVYLSDSLMSRFGMNGRSLVSLFSGMACAVPAVMAARTISNPKERLLTILVTPLVSCSARIPVFTILIALLIPVEASVGILNAQGLMMMALYLTGIFAALLVAYVLKRFVKSSEPSFLALELPPYKMPHWKNLFINAVQKVKIFVVEAGKIILIISLLLWVSANFGPGNKMEDAENQVITKYQQAAGDNSDLDAQIAEARLENSYIGHVGKWIEPVIEPIGFDWKIGIALLTSFAAREVFVGTMATIYSVGGNDETTLRQKMSAEINPKTNLPMFNTATTLSLLVFYIFAMQCMSTLAVVKRETNSWKWALVQLVYMTVLAYTASWAVFRIFQ; from the coding sequence ATGCACCTCCCGAAAAAACTTTTTTTAGCAGGCAATCCCAATTCCGGTAAAACCTCGGTTTTTAACACCCTGACCGGACTTTACCAAAAAGTCGGGAATTTTACCGGAGTTACGGTAGATAAAAAAACAGGAGTAACTACCTTGCCTAATGGCAACACCCTTGAGGTGATGGACTTGCCCGGCACTTACAGCCTTCATCCCACTTCGGCCGAAGAGAAAATAGTGTTACAGACTTTGTTGCACCCCGATGTTTTGGCCGATAAACCCAATATTCTATATATCGCAGATGCTGCCAATTTAGAACGGCATTTATTGCTGTTGACTCAGTTGATTTGTTTGCAGTTTCCGGTTATTCTGGGAATTACGATGACAGATTTGCAAGCCAAAGATTCGCAGCAAATCAACTATGAGTTGCTTAGTAAGTCCTTAAACATTCCGGTTTTTGTGGTCAATGGCCGTACCGGAGAGGGATTAAATGATATTAAGCAATATTTAGCAACTCAAAACCCTTCCGTTGCACCTGTTTTTATGAAAGAAGTTGCCGGAGTGCCTGACGGATTGTTGGTCGCAGTTAAAAAAATACTTGGGGTTGACAATAACTATGTGGCCGCTTTGCATCTGGAACATGTCGAAGTACTGCCGTTTTTAACCTCCGCACAGGTGGATGATTTGAAAGCTATTGGCAGAAAATACGGTTTTGAAAGTCTTCATGCTCAGATTGCCGACACAATGCAGCGGTTTGAAAAGATAATGCCCGTTATCCGCCAAACAGTTTTCGCTCCTGAAAAGGAACGCAGCAATCTGACTTCGGGGTTTGACCGTTGGCTGACCCATCCTGTTGGCGGATTGTTCTTTTTTGTTTTGGTGCTGTTTGGAATTTTTCAGGCTATTTTTAGTGTTGCGGCTTATCCTATGGAATGGATTGAGTGGGTATTTTCACAAACCTCCGTGCAACTGCAAAAATATTTACCCGATTCGATGCTGACATCCCTGCTGACAGACGGTATATTGTCCGGACTGAGTGGAATTGTAATTTTTGTGCCTCAAATCGCCATTTTGTTTTTGTTAATCGGGATTTTGGAGGAAACCGGCTATATGTCGAGGGCAGTTTACCTGTCCGATAGCCTGATGAGCCGGTTTGGAATGAACGGGCGCAGCCTTGTTTCGTTATTTTCGGGCATGGCTTGTGCGGTTCCTGCTGTGATGGCGGCAAGAACCATCTCTAATCCGAAAGAAAGACTGCTGACCATCCTGGTAACTCCATTGGTGAGTTGTTCTGCGCGGATTCCGGTATTTACCATCCTGATTGCCTTGTTGATACCGGTAGAAGCATCGGTGGGGATTTTGAATGCTCAGGGTTTGATGATGATGGCGCTTTACTTAACCGGAATTTTTGCTGCATTATTGGTGGCTTACGTTCTGAAAAGGTTTGTGAAAAGCAGTGAGCCGAGCTTTCTTGCCCTGGAACTGCCGCCTTACAAGATGCCGCACTGGAAAAATCTGTTTATCAATGCGGTGCAGAAGGTTAAAATTTTTGTGGTCGAGGCGGGTAAAATCATCCTGATTATTTCTTTGCTGTTGTGGGTGTCGGCAAATTTTGGTCCGGGCAACAAGATGGAAGATGCGGAAAACCAGGTGATCACGAAATACCAGCAAGCTGCCGGCGACAACAGCGATTTGGATGCGCAGATAGCAGAGGCCAGGCTTGAAAACTCCTATATCGGACATGTCGGCAAATGGATAGAGCCTGTCATTGAACCTATCGGGTTTGATTGGAAAATAGGCATTGCCCTGCTCACTTCCTTTGCTGCGCGTGAGGTTTTTGTCGGTACTATGGCAACTATTTACAGTGTTGGCGGAAATGATGAAACGACTCTGCGGCAAAAAATGAGTGCGGAAATCAACCCTAAAACTAACCTGCCGATGTTTAACACTGCCACTACCCTATCTTTGTTGGTGTTTTACATATTTGCCATGCAATGTATGAGCACCCTGGCAGTGGTGAAACGGGAAACCAACTCGTGGAAATGGGCTTTGGTGCAACTCGTTTATATGACCGTGCTTGCATATACTGCTTCGTGGGCGGTTTTCCGGATTTTTCAATAG
- a CDS encoding ferrous iron transport protein A — protein sequence MTVQTADKLPLNKPARIASLSPTALSVKLMQMGCLPGKNITVLRKAIGNNPVYIRIESLNLALRSEEAAQIFVDTETGQ from the coding sequence ATGACCGTTCAAACCGCAGATAAATTACCTTTAAATAAGCCGGCTCGAATCGCTTCGCTCTCACCAACTGCTTTGAGTGTTAAACTGATGCAAATGGGATGTTTACCGGGTAAAAACATCACCGTTCTCCGAAAAGCAATTGGCAATAATCCGGTTTACATCCGCATAGAGTCCTTAAATCTTGCATTGAGGTCGGAAGAAGCTGCCCAGATTTTTGTGGACACTGAAACCGGCCAATAA
- a CDS encoding TolC family protein, whose protein sequence is MFAQKTDFDKIVPPLEVRAKEYVEVLIQLAWMNNPQYDGLQLEEKISEEEIKLAKLQWTKDLNASFNLNEANIKNWGSNDGTDNIFFPRYNLSATLNLGSFINRKANVNIARYKSEIAAKEINQAKLLLRGEVTRRYEEYLLTLEIIKIRAQAVEELYSSYLLAKSNMELGKGELKELNEATEAYLKARENKLMAETNLKIAKINIEELIGLKLEEVFEEKYQKKN, encoded by the coding sequence ATGTTTGCTCAAAAAACAGACTTCGACAAAATTGTTCCTCCTTTGGAAGTCAGGGCAAAAGAATATGTAGAGGTGCTTATTCAATTGGCATGGATGAATAATCCTCAGTATGACGGGTTACAGTTAGAAGAAAAAATCTCGGAGGAAGAAATAAAGCTTGCCAAACTGCAATGGACGAAAGACCTCAATGCCTCTTTTAATCTCAATGAAGCCAATATCAAAAACTGGGGCAGTAATGACGGTACTGATAATATTTTTTTCCCCCGTTACAATCTTTCAGCTACACTCAATCTCGGCTCGTTTATTAACCGGAAGGCCAATGTTAACATTGCCCGTTATAAATCTGAAATTGCAGCTAAAGAAATCAATCAGGCAAAACTCCTCCTGCGTGGGGAAGTAACCCGCCGTTATGAAGAATATCTGCTGACGCTGGAGATAATAAAAATTCGCGCACAGGCAGTTGAAGAGTTGTATTCTTCCTATTTGCTCGCCAAAAGCAATATGGAGTTAGGTAAAGGAGAACTGAAAGAGTTAAACGAAGCCACTGAAGCCTATCTGAAAGCCCGTGAAAACAAACTTATGGCTGAAACCAATCTTAAAATTGCCAAAATCAATATTGAAGAACTAATCGGGCTAAAGCTGGAAGAAGTCTTTGAAGAAAAATACCAAAAGAAAAATTAA
- a CDS encoding glycosyltransferase family 2 protein, whose amino-acid sequence MFQRFILPRWVVLHDRQGISRQQLIDTKISLIPLELKSVIDGLKQFKQENPLVSIIIPAYNEEADLLKTLSSLSKLKPKYPTELIVANNNSTDGTQDILDFCGVSSVFEKRQGISYARQAGLEAAKGKYILSADADSIYPDNWGNRFVDTLIKNKDIACVYGRYSFIPHNRSQLTRIGLAIHEILAEAAFSLRRKENECVNVMGFNFAYRREDGLKVGGFKHDLNRKVTQRSEDGWMALELSSLGKVKLVKTNKRVWTSDRRLLTDGSLLSAFTKRIVRYARNYFQPPILAESSK is encoded by the coding sequence ATGTTTCAAAGATTTATACTGCCCCGATGGGTCGTTTTGCACGACCGGCAGGGAATCAGCAGACAACAACTGATTGATACTAAAATCAGCCTCATTCCTTTGGAGTTAAAGTCAGTGATTGACGGGCTTAAGCAGTTTAAGCAGGAAAACCCCTTGGTTTCAATTATTATACCTGCCTATAACGAAGAAGCCGATTTGTTGAAAACGCTTTCTTCGCTTTCAAAGTTAAAACCAAAATATCCCACAGAACTGATCGTGGCCAATAACAACTCGACAGATGGCACACAGGACATTCTCGATTTTTGCGGGGTAAGCAGTGTTTTTGAAAAACGTCAGGGGATTAGCTATGCAAGGCAAGCCGGCTTGGAAGCTGCAAAAGGGAAATATATCCTCAGTGCAGATGCAGACAGCATTTATCCCGACAACTGGGGTAATCGCTTTGTTGACACACTCATTAAAAATAAGGACATTGCCTGTGTTTACGGACGCTATTCTTTTATTCCTCATAACCGTAGCCAACTGACCCGGATTGGGCTTGCTATCCACGAAATTCTGGCCGAAGCCGCATTTTCTTTACGCAGAAAAGAGAATGAGTGTGTAAATGTGATGGGATTTAATTTTGCATACCGGCGTGAAGACGGCTTAAAAGTAGGCGGATTTAAACATGACCTTAACCGAAAGGTTACCCAAAGAAGCGAAGACGGCTGGATGGCGCTTGAACTGAGCAGTCTTGGAAAAGTTAAACTGGTAAAAACAAACAAACGGGTTTGGACCAGTGACAGAAGATTGTTGACTGATGGCAGTCTGCTTTCTGCATTTACCAAACGAATTGTCAGATATGCCCGCAATTATTTTCAACCTCCTATTTTAGCTGAAAGCAGTAAATAA